The segment CAGCCTTATATCCTGAAGCAACCAAACCTATATTTTTAAGTCTGTAACATTCTGCCGCATTAATAGTAGCCATAGCAATTGCATTAAATACATCAAGTCCATGCTCAACTGCTATTTTTAAATTATGAGATATATGTCCATTTTCTATAATATGGTCTAAATGCTTATCATCGGTACACATTGCACATCTTCTAGCATTGCTTTGATTAACTCCCTGTAATAGTGAAGCTAAATTCTGTGCWGCTGAACCTTGTCTTAAAAGCACATACATTCCATTAGCWATTCTYGCCTTCAAATCTTTWGCAGATACGCATTCGTGGTCAGTATAAATACCAGCAGCCCTATAAGCATTTAAAGTTTTTCCTC is part of the Brachyspira sp. SAP_772 genome and harbors:
- a CDS encoding amidohydrolase family protein → CKFMLSSCVPAVGFEDSGAVLDSKIIEEFINDEDIFGLAEMMNAPGVLSLDKDVLKKLVAAINADKIIDGHGVMLGGKTLNAYRAAGIYTDHECVSAKDLKARIANGMYVLLRQGSAAQNLASLLQGVNQSNARRCAMCTDDKHLDHIIENGHISHNLKIAVEHGLDVFNAIAMATINAAECYRLKNIGLVASGYKA